Within the Apostichopus japonicus isolate 1M-3 chromosome 6, ASM3797524v1, whole genome shotgun sequence genome, the region TTCCAAATGTCTGGCTATGCCACTGTGGGTCAACgataaaattgatatttaacCATATATTTTGCCATATATGTAGTACTACTCTAAATCAGATAATGGATTCAAAAGTGTACAGGATATATAGGTTCAGCTTGTTGGAAACTCTCTTTATCTCAGGCTACCCGTCACTCTTTTCAGAAATCTAAAGTTATGCTGGTTcaaatatatatagcatttaGCTATATTTAACTAGTGATTGAATTATCCTCACTGATAAACATTACACTCATGCTTACCATTTTATACAATAGTAATTTACgctcatttcaaaataaattgtagaATGTACCAGGCCTGCTTGTACAATGAGCAAGAGTGTTGTCTGTGTTGGTTTTCAATTTTACCATGAACCTATCaattattattcaaatataaaattgtacatgattgAACTATGACACTCTCCTAGATGCTTTCTTCAACCAATTGAAGATAAAGCTAAAACTTGCAAACTTGTACCAATAATCCAATATCAATCATTCCTCAACATTTTATTGCCCAGACCCTTCTTTTTGATATCTATTTTAGTGTTAAAATCACATGCAAAAGCCAAATgggaaaatttccaaattttcaatcataacttgaaaagaaacacgacaaaaaaagaaaagaaaaaaaaagccaatgatatatatatattgtctggtatttttgttattatattattgACTGACATAGAAATTGATCAGTAATGTAACTCGGAAAGCTGCTTAAAAGCATTAATTGACAGTGATGCCATGCTGTAACTTATTTCAGATTTCTTTAGTTTTAAAAGTCATCTCAGATTAAAATGAAAACAGGAGCAGCTTTGATTTGGTTGGTTATCAGTAATGTCAATTACTGTGCAAATCATTCCTATGATGACTGTACTGTATTCATGCGCATTCTTTTGcataattcttttctttctaatCCTCGCAGGTAGCATTCCTGAATGGCTTACGGGAAGCCTGATCCGTGTCGGGCCTGGAAAGTTCACCGTCGGACCTCATAAATTCAAACATTGGTTCGATGGCATGGCCGTACTACATAAATTCAGCTTCAAGCAAGGTATGACACGGTTTTGCCAGGATTTTGGAGGATGGTATTGATCTTTTGGCAGATTGCTTTTGAATTTTTATGTCCTAGTATGTGAAATGTCTAGACAACCAAGTTTTTGTCCGCACAACCAAAACCAGGTGCGAAGTATATCTGGTGGACGATCAGTCTCATATAGATCGCATTCAGATTGCAGTTTAATGAAATAGCGCCCCCAAATAGGTAAATATATAATTGGTATCACCCCTgtatctctccccccccccttagctgGTGTTTTTTACACCTTCATCAGTGTATATATAATGGTCCTTCTTATATTTGCTACATTTTGGTCGGAACGACCAAAATGTAAGGCCTGGAAGAAATGCTTAATAATTTGCCCTGCCATAGATGTACCACAGGCTGCCTGCCATGTTGCTGTCATGTATTTTTGACACTTTTACTAAATACATAACATgttaaaaacaatattataatTGATCTGTACATGAAACAGGTCAAACAGCGCTGTTTTCAGATCTTTAACTTTGGGCTGCCGCAGTTTATATAGCTTGTCTTAGGTTGTTGTGTGATTCTTGTGAAGTATTAAGATGTCAAGACCCACAAATGAACTTTAACAAGTATCTAGGCTGATAGCAGTCTGAACTCATACATGTGAATAATTTACTAGCCATACTCCCTGTCTTTGACAAAGAAGAAAGGATAACAGATCTTTTGCATTCAGTGCATGTTTCAAACCAGTACATATATGTTTTGATACATCTTTCATTCTCGTTGCTAGGGTAATTGGCATACTTGAATAGGCTGAGAAAGTTTCAAGATAAAGGTCACAAAAAGCAGTGCAGTGCATTTGACATGAAGAGGCACTTGAGATTCCTTCAATAGAACTGGGCTTTTGTAAGGTTCGGATATAAAATGTCTGTTTGGTCTCAGTTTCCTTAAGTAGCCTCGCGTGGCGAAAACTTTGGTGTGATTTCTAGGCAGATTTATAAAGCGCACGTACTGGTTGAAGAAAACTATTCCAAATGTGCTCTATGGTTAGACACATGTTTAGACAAAATGCTAAAGGCACAATGCCCATTATGGCATTCAAAATTATCCTGATCGCAACCTATATCGTTAGCAATTAGCTAAAGATAAATGACAGGAGAAATAAATTCCTCAAAAGAGCTTGATTGTTTCTCACAgattaaaacattgaaagatTTTTCAAAAGTTTACTCTGCAGGCTAGTCAATGTACGATTCGTGGATGTATGATTTGAGCACATCCGCATGTTGACTGGAGCAAAATCCATCATATTGACTACTGATTTGTCATGCATATGAAGCATGCCATTAGAAGATCTAGTAAAAAAATGAGTTGTTTGCTCAGTGAAGGCGATTTGTGTGATACAGTATGTTCTATACCCTTCTTGACCAAGCAGGGGTGAACTGTAGCATCCACGATGATATGATTCCATCTTCTTTTTCGTTTGAGAGACGGTACACATTGCGTCTGTCTAAAAAGGTTAATAAAAGTGAAACACCACTCTTTATCCCCTTCCTAACATCTCATTTATATAGAATAGATAAACTGGAACTTGTTGAACCAACTTTGTAATAAGGTCAGCTGTTTATCCCTTCACATCCTTTTAAATACCTAGTATCACACTTTATGTTTGGTTTAACGAATAACGGTCATACGCACGAATGCCGTGTTAGTCACCGGCCACTCGAAATGTATTGCGTTGTGCACCGTCACTCGAACGCAGAAAGAAAGGAGCAGTGACCCCTCGAACGGAAACACGAACGGTGGATCAATGACCAGTTGTGGTGACGACTCCAGTGGCCATCTCACTCAGATGTGTAGTTAATTTTTATCAGTTAGTTATGCTCTGCTATTGGTTAATTTGAAGTCAGTCATTTCACAATCAttgtattaatatgaaaataaaataaaattgttagcaaactgcctATCCACttgagagcctgtgtaagagaatgtgtaaaagtaagttggcctgactaacttttcttctgtccccacctcctccttctccccttgttccccccccccccaaatcactcatCTTcccatagctctcttccacctttttttctccacacctttctgtacaagtttgtccttctccagttgaTTCCCTACTCCCTTCCCTTAAtgctctctttgtccctccactgtttatctcgtacatctcctcttcccctgttggtttccttctttcttctctccatcccttgtctactaatcccctttcatccatctttttgtgttcaccattgctcattaacctgtctgtattctgtgcgtgtttttgtcccttctgttactgttacttttgtcatttagcctttgaagaagatcctgctaggatcgaaacttcagaccaacttacttttacacatgtattAATATGAACAGACGTATCCATGTAATAGCTCAATGGAGATGTAGGTACAGgtggggtcaccagtggtcggGCACCAGAAGAGGTTGGGGACGGGTTAGGTGTAGATGAATTTAATTTTAGGAAATGGGTGGAGGTGAGAGAGTGGGTGTACTCATATCCTTGCAAACTGTATGTGTTTTGAAATGTCAGCAGTAAATTGATTCTTTTCTGTTGACACTCGGTTTTTTTGGGCTGTGAGGATAGAGTTTTGTATGTGGAGTGTAGCCCAGTTTTGAAGTGCACATGGCGGATACAAGGTAACATGTAAAATTCTTCAAACGGAGAATTGATGGAAATAGAGGGGAGAATGGTGGTTTAGCAGGGTGGCATTAATCAAATGTCAGAGGATatggaggagggtggggggggggcagggaagAGATCATAGGAAGGTGTGAGCTTGAAACTTTAGACCTGTATCATTCTAATAGTAATAATACATACCTAACAGCTTATAACAAAGCACAGGTATGTAAATATAGGTTATTGACCTAGATGCACCTTCACATGAACGTCAGTTTTGTTTGTGTTCACATTTTCAGGAGCGGTTTTTTACCAAAATAAATTTCTACAAAGCGACTCATACCTAGAATCCCTCAACAAGACTTACCATGCCAAGACCGAGTTTGGTACAGCAGCCATGGCGGATCCATGTAAATCCCTTTTCCAAAAATTCATGGCCTGGTTTGCTCCGGCAGTTCTGTCTTCCGACAATAGCAACGTTAATCTATTTGAAGCTGCAGGCGACTTTTGGGCAACCGGAGAGACTGCTCGAACGTACCAAATAGACAGCGAAAGTCTCGATACTGGGGAAAAGGTGTGTTTTCATATGATCTTGTAACATCTAGGGATCACACAGTTTAAACAGTGTAAATAGGATCACATATTTTCAATTGATCTCGTACATAAACTGAGATTGCACAGGTGAAACATTTGTGATAGGAATGACATATGGATGAAAGCTTAAAGCCGTGTTATCAATGGGATTACACAGCTCCAAATATCTTGTTATACATATCAGTTTAAACTTGTGAAAGGGATCACACAGTTCAAAATATCTTGCCATAGGGATCACAAATCTCAAACGTGGTTGTCATAGGGATCACACAGTCAACACTATTATACAGGTTACACAACTATCTTGTCATAGGGATCATCACACAGCTCAAACCATCTTGTCATTGGGATCACACAGCTCAAACCATCTTGTCATAGGGATCACACAGCCGAAACCATTTCTTATAGGGATCACACAGCCCAAACCATGTTGTCATAGGGATCACACAGCTCAAACCATCTTGTCATAGGGATCACACAGCCCAAACCATGATGTCATAGGGATCACATAGTGCAAACCATCTTGTGATAGGGATCACACAGCCCAAACCATGCTGTCATAGGAATCCCACAGCTCAAATTATCATGTCATAGGGATCACATAGCTTAAACTATCTTGTGATAGGGATCACATAGCCCAAACCATGTTGTCATAGGAATCCCACAGCTCAAATTATCATGTCATAGGGATCACATAGCCCAAACCATGTTGTCATAGGAATCCCACAGCTCAAATTATCATGTCATAGGGATCACACAGCCCAAACCATGTTGTCATAGGGATCAGACAGCTCAAATTATCATGTCATAGGGATCACACAGCCCAAACCATGTTGTCATAGGGATCACACAGCTCAAATTATCATGTCATAGGGATCACATAGCTCAAATTATCTTGTCATAGGGATCACATAGCTCAAATTATCTTGTCATAGGGATCACACAGCCCAAACCATGTTGTCATAGGGATCACACAGCTCAAATTATCATGTCATAGGGATCACACAGCCCAAACCATGTTGTCATAGGGATCACACAGCTCAAATTATCATGTCATAGGGATCACATAGCTTAAACTATCTTGTCATAGGGATTACATAGCTCAAATGATCATGTCATAGGGATCACATAGCTCAAATGATCATGTCATAGGGATTACATAGCTTAAACTATCTTGTCATAGGGATCACACAGCTCAAATCATCATGTCTTGTAACAGGGGTTGCTCACATCAAACTGTGCACTGTTCAATCTCTCTGGTAGCAGGATGATTTAATtacttgtttatttatttatttattcattcattttatttttgtttgcttacTGTAGGTTGATTTTACAAAGAGAGTCAAACTTCATACAGCCACAGCTCATCCTCACACTGACAGCGATGGAACCATATTCAACCTAGGGACTTTGTTCTTGTACAAGTCAATGTATGAGTTTTTCAAGGTATCACCTAAGCGAGGTAAGGATAGCAAAGCAGATCTAAAAGAGAACACTCCTCAGGCATTAGAAACAATAAGTTATAAGTAGTGAGAAAATGATTTTGCATGTTCCCCCTCCCTTAACTGTTCTGCAACCTACATTTAAAGCATTTACTGAACCTATGCATATTGGTTAAGTGTTTGGATAAGTTTCTCCATTCCCTTCCCCTGCGCCTTCCCCcgccccttccctccccttccctggAATCTACTATTCTAAAGATTTTGTGCACATGTCTCTCTCTTGCTGCTTTTGTCTGTGGAAGTGAACTCACCCAAATGACTAAAACTGATTTAACAATGACATGCTTTCTCTCCTTTTctcaaaagttttatttttctcttagattgctctttcataattatttttcttcCCCCGCGGCAGGGCCAGACAACCAAGTCGAAGTTAAATCCATAGGGACCTTGATAGCATCATACCCCAATCCGTCCTATTACCACAGCTACGGAATGACCGAAAATTACTTTATCCTAGTCGAACAGCCTCTCTTTGTCAATTCGTTAAGGCTCGCCTTCGGAGGACTCTTCCGTTACAGCTTCGAGGACGCCACGTACTTTGACGATCGTAAAAAGACCGTCATCCGTGTTTTCTCCCGAAAGACTGGCAAAAGCCTCGTTACGAGGTACAAGTACACTGCTGATCCATTATTCCTATTTCATCATATCAACGCTTACGAGGAGGACGACCACATAGTGTTCGATGTAGCCGCCTACGACAATCCTTCCATTATCAAGCAAACTTATTTTTCTAATCTGGCATCTCCATCAGAACCGCCACCCGAGTcgtcagtaagacgatttgtacTTCCTCAGCATATGGTAAGCAGTCGGCAACTATCATCGGCATTTCTATTGCTGtcattttcagaaatttataTCAATGTcggattattttattttaacgaGTTGTATACATGTTATACTTTTGCATAttccccccaacccctcccctgtAAAGAATCCCTGGACTGGACCATCTTTTGCCCAATGTATGATGGAAGGTGACGCCACGgcctccccccaccctttcccccCTAAATCTTTGCCCACACCACTGTCCAGTTCATAACCTCATTAGGAACGTCATCCTCTTCATCTGGTCAACACTGCTGCTGTACAGTGTTGTTGAGCTGGGTACTTGGGAACTGGGAGAGGGGGATGTTTAAAATGACTTTAATCACCACTGTTGCAGTGCAATGACGATGAGTCAGGTGCCTTCACATTCCTCAGTATTttagaaagtggtcagatgccgAGGTACAGGCTGGTCCGTCGCATGGGGGCGATAAGCGGTGGCCCAGCGAGCAGGTATGGGTGCGATAGTTACATGCCCGACTCGTAATGCAGACACCCAGCGAAAAGAGAGGGCTTGACAAAGAGAAATAGACCGACAAAGAGAAGGGAtattgattggttgattgattgattgaaggTTGATTGATCATGGATAGGGTTTCAAATGAACTTTTAAAATTGACTTCCTAATGCTGGGCCTGATTATCACTAAGCTAAACAAAACTTTATCCATTGTTTCTGTTTCTTGCCATTTCACTTCGTCCTTATAAATctatttttctgtttcttccTGTTGTGAATATGGTACGTTCGTATTAAAACTCTTATCTGTTTTCCTCTCCTAGGAGGGCAAAGTCTCTGACGATCTCAACAAACTGTCGTATACTTCTGCCACTGCTGTCATCAAGATAGATGGCAGTGTTCATTGTACACCGGAAATACTATGCCACGAATGTGGGTATACCCAAACTGGGGTTTTTAAATGGCACAGCAGAAATAGCTGTCTGTCATCAATGTGATTTAACAACATCTTAGGTAGGAGAAATTAGTTAAACAGAACTTCAGTCGTAAGGCACGATCCTCTCTCCCAACTGACGATCTTCACAGGTGTTTAGTTATATATTCCGACGCATAAAATTTCGAAGTTTACAGTGAGATCTGTTTCTCACTATAAAAGAACTGCAGTGACCTTTTGTGGTTAACCATCGCAGTGAATGAAAAGACCAAGGAGCATTGTTCTTACTTGGTTTGTCGGCTCAGTATTTACTGGTAGAATTAGAACGTTGTTCAAATCAGTTTGATTTAGATTATTGCAAGGCTCTTTCCTTTGATTAACTGATATGCTCGATAAATGTATCTGAACTTTTGTGTCTACAGCTACTCAAAAGAAGTGCTTCATTATTAAAGCTATGATCagataaataaaaaacacaccGTGAAGAAAATTTTCTGAAAGTTTCTCTGCTACCCTGTATCGCTATGGCGATTTGAATCATCACGTAGGTCATATTAAGCCTTAAACAAGGATGACTTTAtacagaattttagtcttgagatgttatagtccaagaaaaaaaggaagtaaAAAACCGTCTTTTATCCGGAAATATGTTACATCACTGGAATGTAATGAGGTCAGCTCCTCAGTGTAGGCCTAAATAGTAAAATGTTAATCCAAGTATTTTCATAAATTCTAAAAACATCTTCTTTTAAGATCATACATACAACAGAGAGCTCAGTTTGATGGCATTCAAGGTCATTTCTCCTTGGCCAAATTTGTAATGCAATATAACAAGTTACATGAGGCtgttagactatgtagtccaGCCACTTCCATTGATGAACCTCAGCTGATGTGAAAAGGTCATATCTCAAATGAGTTAATAGCATGTATGATTAATGTAAAAAGGTCCAGTTATGTAATAGAACCCCCCACTAACCCTGATCATTTTCCACTTTTCCACCGCAGCGCTAGACCTTCCCAGGATTAATTACGATTACAACGCAAGGAAGTACAGATATGCCTATTTTGTGGGAAATTTCCTCCCAAGTGAATCGTCACCGCTTAATGTAAGTCTTGCTAAGAATAGGAAAACATCTTATCTCCGTTTCATTTTTTAACCGCTACTCTGTGTGTATTAGCCTTTCTTCATCTCAACTCTTTGATTCAAATTTGTTAAGTTCTTCATCTCCTCAATTTTTTCATAGGTTTTCTAACTTATTTCGGTTTGTAGTAACGTAGACTTCTAGTCACAAAGTTCGTTTTGATTGTTTTTAGATGCCACACTCACCTGAAGACCACCTTCATTGGCACTAATGGGTATAATAcaaaatcatacaaaataaTCAGACAGCATGACATTGCACTTTTTTGGGTCAAAATTTTGGCCCATTCGCCATGGTCAAGCAAACcggaaatacatacatgtagatATCTCCGTTTACTCTGTGTACATTTCTTGTTTTAAACGCTAGTCAAGCACATTACATGTTGGAGAAGACGGCATGACCTTTCCATTccataactgtacattaagGGTTTATGACGGCCGATATGTTTGACCCAATCGCCATGCCTGTCCCTATACACCATTACAGAATGTCTGTTGTAGACGACACCAATTCAGGTCTCTCCTTCTCTCGCTATTCaaattaagttttaatagtAGCGGGAGATGCTCTAATTTACACATTTGTAcg harbors:
- the LOC139968831 gene encoding beta,beta-carotene 15,15'-dioxygenase-like isoform X1, yielding MAELDTPPLHQFMSYELKEEIESPIKATVSGSIPEWLTGSLIRVGPGKFTVGPHKFKHWFDGMAVLHKFSFKQGAVFYQNKFLQSDSYLESLNKTYHAKTEFGTAAMADPCKSLFQKFMAWFAPAVLSSDNSNVNLFEAAGDFWATGETARTYQIDSESLDTGEKVDFTKRVKLHTATAHPHTDSDGTIFNLGTLFLYKSMYEFFKVSPKRGPDNQVEVKSIGTLIASYPNPSYYHSYGMTENYFILVEQPLFVNSLRLAFGGLFRYSFEDATYFDDRKKTVIRVFSRKTGKSLVTRYKYTADPLFLFHHINAYEEDDHIVFDVAAYDNPSIIKQTYFSNLASPSEPPPESSVRRFVLPQHMEGKVSDDLNKLSYTSATAVIKIDGSVHCTPEILCHESLDLPRINYDYNARKYRYAYFVGNFLPSESSPLNLTKLDVEEKSFKSWSEKDCFASEPVFVPRPGGEAEDDGVILSAVVRQTENPSSFLLVLNAADFTEIGRAEIDRQIPATLHGLYVN
- the LOC139968831 gene encoding beta,beta-carotene 15,15'-dioxygenase-like isoform X2, yielding MAVLHKFSFKQGAVFYQNKFLQSDSYLESLNKTYHAKTEFGTAAMADPCKSLFQKFMAWFAPAVLSSDNSNVNLFEAAGDFWATGETARTYQIDSESLDTGEKVDFTKRVKLHTATAHPHTDSDGTIFNLGTLFLYKSMYEFFKVSPKRGPDNQVEVKSIGTLIASYPNPSYYHSYGMTENYFILVEQPLFVNSLRLAFGGLFRYSFEDATYFDDRKKTVIRVFSRKTGKSLVTRYKYTADPLFLFHHINAYEEDDHIVFDVAAYDNPSIIKQTYFSNLASPSEPPPESSVRRFVLPQHMEGKVSDDLNKLSYTSATAVIKIDGSVHCTPEILCHESLDLPRINYDYNARKYRYAYFVGNFLPSESSPLNLTKLDVEEKSFKSWSEKDCFASEPVFVPRPGGEAEDDGVILSAVVRQTENPSSFLLVLNAADFTEIGRAEIDRQIPATLHGLYVN